In Hyperolius riggenbachi isolate aHypRig1 chromosome 1, aHypRig1.pri, whole genome shotgun sequence, the genomic window cagaagtctactcagtgcagaatctatataagttttttttttgttcaaagatacacacttggtatttgctttcccttccccccttttttctttttattttttgcaacacgatggctcagaaagcatccagctatgcaaggcaaaacaaagagatactactcaacctgtgtgagcacaaaggcatcaagacggtgagcggccagactaaggagcagttagttcgtgcgctcgaggagtatgatgaggcagagcgagcccgtgcttcaacgtcagcggatgcagctcacgacacgccagaggaggaatcgctcccgccacagaatgcgagtggagacgatgtcctggatgatccaccaagcagggagatgccatctctggaagctgatctacagctactgaactcggctgatcctgaactgcgcctaaagctgatcctactgcaccgacaggcagaggagggaagagctgaacggcgacgccaggccgagagtgaaagacgcccggccgagagtgaaagactccaggccgagagggacagactccgggcagaggagggaagagctgaacggcaacaccagctggagctggctaaacttcagcagcagaaccggtctgctggacccgcagaacgcgaaggtgagcgagtccacagaatccccctggataagttccccgctatggacaaggactctgacatagacactttcctacaggggtttgaaaggacttgtcggcagtatggggtgccccgtgagcagtgggcaagatatctcacaccagggctgagaggcaaggccctggaggcgtttgtgagtctcccccaggaggaagaaacagactttgaggcaattaagaaagccatcattgcacgataccacctcacgccagaggtgtatcgaaaacgtttcaggacagtgcagcgaggtcctaatgacagttacctggatcacgtgtgcaacctgcgcactgccttccagcagtgggtaaaaggactggcggttgagacctttgatgccctgcaggaactgataataaaagaccagttcctccacacttgtcctgttgaggtccggcagtttgtacgggatcgagagccgaagaccgtggatgaggccgcgaaagtcgctgatgcctacacgtccaatcgagcatctgattttcggaggactacggcacccagctggaagggagaaaagactgcgagaccttctcctctgagcacccagcgaagccaagtcccgcagccgcctggaggtagaacagccaccgttgacacgcggagatgttttgcctgtaacaaaccgggtcacatcagtgctacgtgcccagaaaagaagaatgaagccccaaactctggcggggcccgaaatgcgttgtgtgccaccaggaaagcaggtagctatgcagagaatctgcaacctgtcacggttggggatacagttaccaccggtctaagagacactggagcagaggtgactctagtgcacccccagcttgtgaaccctgaggagtacattcctggcaagactatggctgtcaaaggagttgggggtgtcacccccgc contains:
- the LOC137556506 gene encoding uncharacterized protein — protein: MDKDSDIDTFLQGFERTCRQYGVPREQWARYLTPGLRGKALEAFVSLPQEEETDFEAIKKAIIARYHLTPEVYRKRFRTVQRGPNDSYLDHVCNLRTAFQQWVKGLAVETFDALQELIIKDQFLHTCPVEVRQFVRDREPKTVDEAAKVADAYTSNRASDFRRTTAPSWKGEKTARPSPLSTQRSQVPQPPGGRTATVDTRRCFACNKPGHISATCPEKKNEAPNSGGARNALCATRKAGSYAENLQPVTVGDTVTTGLRDTGAEVTLVHPQLVNPEEYIPGKTMAVKGVGGVTPAIPTALVHLDWGAGSGMKEVGVTDAIPTNVLLGTDLGRLGVHHQKSYEFLYLRPKPHLRSLLRCLDLKIHDFWNYVYVSCSSLCYLHHHFHNDFSMQRPFLAHNPSDP